One window from the genome of Paracoccus zhejiangensis encodes:
- a CDS encoding Lrp/AsnC family transcriptional regulator — protein MTQTRLDDRDIAILAVLAREGRIAKTELAARVNLSPTPCWERMKRLEQAGLIRGYRAEIDLTLLGPHVQIFVTVELDSHKAESFQTFERVVARMDQVTGCWAIGGGHDYLMQVIARDVAAFQDLMDGMLESRAGVRRYFSYIVTKPVKDGPPALGLLGG, from the coding sequence ATGACCCAGACCCGCCTTGACGATCGTGACATCGCCATCCTTGCCGTCCTCGCGCGCGAGGGTCGCATCGCCAAGACCGAACTGGCGGCGCGGGTGAACCTCTCGCCCACGCCCTGCTGGGAGCGGATGAAGCGGCTGGAACAGGCCGGGCTGATCCGAGGCTATCGCGCCGAGATCGACCTGACCCTGCTCGGACCACACGTGCAGATCTTCGTCACCGTCGAACTGGACAGCCACAAGGCCGAAAGCTTCCAGACCTTCGAGCGGGTGGTGGCGCGCATGGATCAGGTGACCGGCTGCTGGGCGATCGGCGGCGGTCATGACTATCTGATGCAGGTGATCGCGCGCGACGTGGCGGCGTTTCAGGACCTGATGGACGGGATGCTGGAAAGCCGCGCCGGGGTGCGGCGCTATTTCAGCTATATCGTGACGAAGCCGGTGAAGGACGGACCACCGGCGCTGGGGTTGCTGGGCGGGTAA